Proteins found in one Pyxidicoccus trucidator genomic segment:
- a CDS encoding cytochrome c3 family protein, which yields MSGPLFPRWTNTVSRLSAAALLAVPAIGLGGLMAYVRSPYVTNQQMPVEQPIEFDHRHHAGDEQIDCRYCHWSVEESPSAGIPSTTVCMSCHAQVWNKSPYLVEVRKAFFADQPIPWVRVHNLPDFVYFNHAIHVNKGVGCVSCHGRIDQMAAVEQAEPLTMAWCLDCHRNPEPNLRPAEFITSMTWAPPTDKTEAAALGKKLAEEYDVHSRTSCSTCHR from the coding sequence ATGAGCGGCCCTCTCTTCCCACGCTGGACGAACACGGTGTCGCGGCTGTCCGCCGCGGCGCTCCTCGCCGTGCCCGCCATCGGCCTTGGCGGCCTCATGGCCTACGTACGCTCGCCGTACGTCACCAACCAGCAGATGCCCGTCGAGCAGCCCATCGAGTTCGACCACCGCCACCACGCGGGTGACGAGCAGATCGACTGCCGGTACTGCCACTGGTCGGTGGAGGAGTCTCCTTCCGCCGGTATCCCCTCCACCACCGTGTGCATGTCCTGCCACGCCCAGGTGTGGAACAAGAGCCCGTACCTCGTCGAGGTGCGCAAGGCCTTCTTCGCGGACCAGCCCATTCCCTGGGTCCGCGTCCACAACCTGCCGGACTTCGTCTACTTCAACCACGCCATCCACGTGAACAAGGGCGTGGGCTGCGTCAGCTGCCACGGCCGCATCGACCAGATGGCCGCCGTCGAGCAGGCCGAGCCGCTGACCATGGCCTGGTGTCTGGACTGCCACCGCAATCCCGAGCCCAACCTGCGTCCGGCCGAGTTCATCACCTCGATGACCTGGGCTCCGCCGACGGACAAGACCGAGGCCGCAGCGCTCGGCAAGAAGCTGGCGGAAGAGTACGACGTCCACTCGCGCACGAGCTGCTCCACATGCCACCGATGA
- a CDS encoding HNH endonuclease, translating into MSTAKRRRVLGIIATDITFERTEHRGREAWLGKCLHCNGHLVVGLDGEPISRATIEHIVPQTAGGTDALTNLALACARCNQGKSRHDVKYHRDARARELVERLLARRRERWREPEGADTE; encoded by the coding sequence CGTCGCGTCCTCGGCATCATCGCCACCGACATCACCTTCGAGCGCACCGAGCACCGGGGCCGCGAGGCGTGGCTGGGCAAGTGCCTCCACTGCAATGGCCACCTGGTGGTGGGCCTGGATGGCGAGCCGATCAGCCGCGCCACCATCGAGCACATCGTCCCGCAGACGGCCGGCGGCACCGACGCGCTGACCAACCTCGCCCTGGCCTGCGCCCGCTGCAACCAGGGCAAGAGCCGGCATGACGTGAAGTACCACCGTGACGCGCGCGCCCGTGAGTTGGTGGAGCGGCTGCTCGCCCGCCGCCGCGAGCGCTGGCGCGAGCCGGAGGGCGCGGACACGGAGTGA